The following are encoded together in the Bradyrhizobium genosp. L genome:
- a CDS encoding branched-chain amino acid ABC transporter permease, with amino-acid sequence MELFANQVLAGIATGAIYACMALAVVMIYQAIDHLNFAQGEMAMFSTFISWQLMQWGVPYWGAFVLTVAFSFLAGIAIERLLFKPLAKAPILTNVAGFIALYAIINSVAGLIWDFTIKQYPTPFGSSPFLGSQLISTHQAGMIGVTILLLILLFFFFRFTRVGLAMRAAAALPESARLVGINTSWMIALGWGMAAAIGSIAGMLIAPVVFLEPNMMLGVLIYGFASAVLGGLSSPFGAVVGGFLVGIFENLVGTYIPGVGNELKLPIALALIIVVLVVKPAGLFGRAIVKRV; translated from the coding sequence ATGGAGCTTTTTGCCAACCAGGTCCTGGCCGGCATCGCCACCGGCGCGATCTACGCCTGCATGGCGCTGGCCGTGGTCATGATCTACCAGGCGATCGACCATCTGAATTTCGCCCAGGGCGAAATGGCGATGTTCTCGACCTTCATTTCCTGGCAGCTGATGCAATGGGGCGTGCCGTATTGGGGCGCCTTCGTGCTCACGGTCGCGTTCTCGTTCCTCGCCGGCATCGCGATCGAGCGGCTGCTGTTCAAGCCGCTGGCGAAGGCGCCGATCCTGACCAACGTCGCCGGCTTCATCGCGCTGTACGCGATCATCAACTCGGTCGCCGGCCTGATCTGGGACTTCACCATCAAGCAGTATCCGACGCCGTTCGGCTCCTCGCCGTTCCTCGGCAGCCAGCTGATCTCGACCCACCAGGCCGGCATGATCGGCGTCACCATCCTGCTGCTGATCCTGCTGTTCTTCTTCTTCCGCTTCACGCGGGTCGGTCTCGCGATGCGGGCGGCCGCCGCGCTGCCTGAATCGGCGCGGCTGGTCGGCATCAACACGTCGTGGATGATCGCGCTCGGCTGGGGCATGGCGGCGGCGATCGGCTCGATCGCGGGCATGCTGATCGCGCCGGTCGTGTTCCTGGAGCCCAACATGATGCTGGGCGTCTTGATCTACGGTTTCGCCTCGGCGGTGCTGGGCGGACTGAGCTCGCCGTTCGGCGCCGTGGTCGGCGGCTTCCTGGTCGGCATCTTCGAGAACCTGGTCGGCACCTACATCCCCGGCGTCGGCAATGAGCTGAAACTTCCGATCGCGCTTGCGCTGATCATCGTCGTCCTGGTCGTCAAACCGGCAGGCCTGTTCGGCCGCGCCATCGTCAAGCGAGTTTGA
- a CDS encoding ABC transporter ATP-binding protein, which produces MTQAQLAQGSDPLLAVRDVSVVFGGIIALNGVSFDMRHGQILGLIGPNGAGKTTLFNCLSRLYQPSSGDILMDGKSILTRPPHRIAEIGIGRTFQNVALFPNLSVIDNVRVGAHARTSSDIVSDSLRLAWVRRGEADMNRKVHEILGYLDLEDVAHTVVSGLPFGTQKRVELARALAADPKILLLDEPAGGLNHEEVHVLGDLIRKIRDDRRITVLLVEHHMGLVMSIADHVVALNFGRKLAEGTPAQIQADPDVIKAYLGSKDQ; this is translated from the coding sequence ATGACGCAGGCACAGCTCGCGCAGGGGAGCGATCCTCTGCTCGCGGTTCGCGACGTCAGCGTCGTGTTCGGCGGCATCATCGCGCTGAACGGCGTGTCTTTTGACATGCGCCATGGCCAGATCCTCGGCCTGATCGGACCGAACGGCGCCGGCAAGACCACGCTGTTCAACTGCCTGTCACGGCTCTACCAGCCTTCGTCGGGCGACATCCTGATGGACGGCAAGAGCATCCTGACGCGCCCGCCGCACCGCATCGCCGAGATCGGCATCGGCCGCACCTTCCAGAACGTCGCGCTGTTTCCCAACCTGTCGGTGATCGACAATGTGCGGGTCGGCGCCCATGCCCGCACCTCGAGCGACATCGTCAGCGACTCGCTGCGTCTCGCCTGGGTCCGCCGCGGCGAAGCCGACATGAACAGGAAGGTGCACGAGATCCTCGGCTATCTCGACCTCGAGGACGTCGCCCACACCGTGGTGTCGGGCCTGCCGTTCGGCACCCAGAAGCGCGTCGAGCTGGCGCGCGCTTTGGCCGCAGATCCGAAGATCCTGCTGCTCGACGAGCCGGCCGGCGGCCTCAATCATGAGGAAGTCCACGTGCTCGGCGACCTCATCCGCAAAATCCGCGACGACCGCAGAATCACCGTGCTGCTGGTCGAGCATCACATGGGCCTCGTGATGTCGATCGCCGACCACGTCGTCGCGCTCAATTTCGGCCGCAAGCTCGCCGAGGGCACGCCGGCCCAGATCCAGGCCGACCCGGATGTCATCAAGGCCTATCTGGGGAGCAAGGACCAATGA
- a CDS encoding ABC transporter substrate-binding protein: MRSTLRIAAISAAIVAVAATSTAAFAQKKYDTGASDSEIKIGNIMPYSGPASAYGVIGKTEEAYFKMINDQGGINGRKITFVTYDDAYSPPKAVEQVRKLVESDEVLAVFNPLGTPSNTAIQKYLNAKKVPQLFVATGATKWNDAKNFPWTIGWQPSYQSEAQIYAKWLMKEKPDAKVAILYQNDDFGKDYLKGTKDGFGAKAASSIIMEESYEVSEPSIDGHIVKIKAANPDVFLIYATPKFAAQAIKKTGELGWKPLQIVTNVSISVGSVMQPAGFENAQGLLSAAYAKDGTDPQWGNDPGMKKWSAFVDKYMPGADKTDSGVVYGYGAAQTLAKVLETCGDDLTRANVMKQAASLKDFVPDTLLPGVKINTSATDFAPIAQLQMQRFKGQKWELFGEIISGDVAAE, translated from the coding sequence ATGCGTTCCACCCTTCGGATCGCCGCGATTTCCGCGGCGATCGTCGCTGTTGCTGCGACATCCACGGCCGCGTTCGCCCAGAAGAAATACGACACCGGCGCGTCCGATAGCGAGATCAAGATCGGCAACATCATGCCCTACTCGGGACCGGCATCCGCCTACGGCGTGATCGGCAAGACCGAGGAAGCCTATTTCAAGATGATCAACGATCAGGGCGGCATCAACGGCCGCAAGATCACGTTCGTCACCTACGACGACGCCTATTCGCCGCCGAAGGCCGTGGAGCAGGTGCGCAAGCTGGTCGAGAGCGACGAAGTGCTCGCCGTGTTCAACCCGCTCGGCACGCCGTCGAACACCGCGATCCAGAAATATCTCAACGCCAAGAAGGTGCCGCAGCTGTTCGTCGCCACCGGCGCCACCAAGTGGAACGACGCGAAGAATTTCCCATGGACCATCGGCTGGCAGCCGAGCTACCAGAGCGAGGCGCAGATCTACGCCAAATGGCTGATGAAGGAGAAGCCCGACGCCAAGGTCGCGATCCTCTACCAGAACGACGATTTCGGCAAAGACTACCTCAAGGGCACCAAGGACGGCTTCGGCGCCAAGGCCGCCTCCAGCATCATCATGGAGGAGAGCTACGAAGTGTCCGAGCCGTCGATCGACGGCCATATCGTCAAGATCAAGGCCGCCAACCCCGACGTGTTCCTGATCTACGCGACGCCGAAATTCGCCGCGCAGGCCATCAAGAAGACGGGCGAGCTCGGCTGGAAGCCGTTGCAGATCGTCACCAACGTCTCGATCTCGGTCGGCAGCGTGATGCAGCCGGCCGGCTTCGAGAATGCCCAGGGCCTGCTCTCGGCCGCCTATGCCAAGGACGGCACCGACCCGCAATGGGGCAATGATCCCGGCATGAAGAAGTGGTCCGCGTTCGTCGACAAGTACATGCCGGGCGCCGACAAGACCGACAGCGGCGTCGTCTATGGCTACGGCGCGGCGCAGACGCTGGCCAAGGTGCTCGAGACGTGCGGCGACGACCTTACCCGCGCCAACGTCATGAAGCAGGCGGCGAGCCTGAAGGATTTTGTGCCCGACACATTGCTGCCCGGCGTGAAGATCAACACCTCGGCCACCGACTTCGCCCCGATCGCGCAGCTCCAGATGCAGCGTTTCAAGGGCCAGAAATGGGAGCTGTTCGGCGAGATCATTTCGGGCGACGTCGCCGCCGAATAA
- a CDS encoding branched-chain amino acid ABC transporter permease: MSAVEDVVTEAPAVEAVPKRAMTLGHGTSLVVLVALIVIPLLVKNFIVFQLTMLLIYALAVMALNILTGGSGQFSLGQSAFYAVGAYTSAILMEHAGMNYALTLPIAGVVCFAFGFLFGQPALRLSGVYLALATFALATAMPQLLKLGYFEYWTGGVQGLVVTKPDAPEFLQTVASWFGKTISQDIWLYYFTLVVSIAIYAASVNLLRSRSGRAFMAIRDNEIAASAMGVDVALYKTLAFGVSAGITGVAGGLGAIAVQFVAPDGYTIQLAISLFLGMVVGGVGWLPGSIVGSAFIIFVPNIAESVSKGLSGAVFGVLLFLVIFLVPHGARQVAIIAQQLVAKLKKS; this comes from the coding sequence ATGAGCGCCGTTGAAGACGTCGTCACAGAAGCCCCGGCCGTCGAGGCCGTTCCGAAGCGCGCCATGACGCTGGGCCACGGCACCTCGCTGGTGGTGCTGGTCGCGCTCATCGTCATCCCGCTGCTGGTCAAGAACTTCATCGTCTTCCAGCTGACGATGCTCCTGATCTACGCGCTGGCAGTGATGGCGCTGAACATCCTGACCGGCGGAAGCGGCCAGTTCTCGCTCGGCCAGAGCGCGTTCTACGCGGTCGGCGCCTATACCTCGGCGATCCTGATGGAGCATGCGGGCATGAACTATGCCCTGACGCTGCCGATCGCCGGCGTCGTCTGCTTCGCCTTCGGCTTCCTGTTCGGCCAGCCGGCGCTGCGACTGAGCGGCGTCTACCTGGCGCTCGCGACCTTCGCGCTCGCCACCGCGATGCCGCAGCTCCTGAAACTCGGCTATTTCGAATACTGGACCGGCGGCGTGCAGGGCCTGGTCGTGACCAAGCCGGATGCGCCCGAGTTCCTGCAGACCGTGGCGTCATGGTTCGGCAAGACCATCTCGCAGGACATCTGGCTCTATTACTTCACGCTGGTGGTCTCGATCGCGATCTACGCCGCCTCGGTGAACCTGTTGCGCTCGCGTTCGGGCCGCGCCTTCATGGCGATCCGCGACAACGAGATCGCGGCCTCCGCGATGGGTGTCGACGTCGCGCTGTACAAGACGCTGGCGTTCGGCGTCTCGGCCGGCATCACCGGCGTCGCCGGCGGTCTCGGCGCCATCGCCGTGCAGTTCGTGGCACCCGACGGCTACACCATCCAGCTCGCGATCTCGCTGTTCCTCGGCATGGTGGTCGGCGGCGTCGGCTGGCTGCCCGGCTCGATCGTCGGCAGCGCGTTCATCATCTTCGTGCCCAACATCGCCGAGAGCGTTTCCAAGGGCCTGTCCGGCGCGGTGTTCGGCGTGCTGCTGTTCCTCGTCATCTTCCTCGTGCCGCACGGCGCCAGGCAGGTCGCGATCATTGCCCAGCAATTGGTCGCCAAGCTCAAGAAGAGCTAG
- a CDS encoding ABC transporter ATP-binding protein, whose amino-acid sequence MTAMLNVKDLRAYYGQVQALHGLNFSLNEGSLTTLLGANGAGKTTTLRAICNMVRSTGSIEFEGKPIGTRSTENVVRLGIAHVPQGRGTFTTMTVEENLQLGAITRSDKKAIVDDIERMYTHFPKLKERYSQQAGTLSGGEQQMLAVARALMLRPRLMLLDEPSFGLAPLIVRDLFGILGKINREEKVTILVVEQNAQLALELADQAHVIETGRIVMSGDAKDIATNEDVRKSYLGY is encoded by the coding sequence ATGACCGCGATGCTCAACGTCAAGGACCTGCGCGCCTATTACGGTCAGGTCCAGGCCCTGCACGGCCTCAACTTCTCGCTCAACGAGGGATCGCTGACCACGCTGCTCGGCGCCAACGGCGCCGGCAAGACCACGACCTTGCGGGCGATCTGCAACATGGTGCGCTCGACCGGGTCGATCGAGTTCGAGGGCAAGCCGATCGGCACCCGCTCCACCGAGAACGTGGTCCGCCTCGGCATCGCCCACGTGCCGCAGGGCCGCGGCACCTTCACCACCATGACGGTGGAGGAAAACCTGCAGCTCGGCGCCATCACCCGCAGCGACAAGAAGGCCATCGTCGACGACATCGAGCGGATGTATACGCACTTCCCGAAGCTGAAGGAGCGCTATTCGCAGCAGGCCGGCACGTTGTCGGGCGGCGAGCAGCAGATGCTCGCGGTGGCGCGCGCGCTGATGCTGCGGCCGCGGCTGATGCTGCTCGACGAGCCGTCGTTCGGACTGGCGCCGCTGATCGTGCGCGACCTGTTCGGCATCCTCGGCAAGATCAACCGCGAGGAAAAGGTGACCATCCTGGTGGTCGAGCAGAATGCGCAGCTCGCGCTCGAGCTCGCCGACCAGGCCCATGTGATCGAAACCGGACGGATCGTGATGTCGGGCGACGCCAAGGACATCGCGACCAACGAAGACGTCCGCAAATCCTATCTCGGCTATTGA